Proteins encoded by one window of Papio anubis isolate 15944 chromosome 7, Panubis1.0, whole genome shotgun sequence:
- the PRMT5 gene encoding protein arginine N-methyltransferase 5 isoform X3: protein MLQELNFGAYLGLPAFLLPLNQEDNTNLARVLTNHIHTGHHSSMFWMRVPLVAPEDLRDDIIENAPTTHTEEYSGEEKTWMWWHNFRTLCDYSKRIAVALEIGADLPSNHVIDRWLGEPIKAAILPTSIFLTNKKGFPVLSKMHQRLIFRLLKLEVQFIITGTNHHSEKEFCSYLQYLEYLSQNRPPPNAYELFAKGYEDYLQSPLQPLMDNLESQTYEVFEKDPIKYSQYQQAIYKCLLDRVPEEEKDTNVQVLMVLGAGRGPLVNASLRAAKQADRRIKLYAVEKNPNAVVTLENWQFEEWGSQVTVVSSDMREWVAPEKADIIVSELLGSFADNELSPECLDGAQHFLKDDGVSIPGEYTSFLAPISSSKLYNEVRACREKDRDPEAQFEMPYVVRLHNFHQLSAPQPCFTFSHPNRDPMIDNNRYCTLEFPVEVNTVLHGFAGYFETVLYQDITLSIRPETHSPGMFSWFPILFPIKQPITVREGQTICVRFWRCSNSKKVWYEWAVTAPVCSAIHNPTGRSYTIGL, encoded by the exons ATGTTACAGGAGCTGAATTTTGGTGCATATTTGGGTCTTCCAGCTTTCCTGCTGCCCCTTAATCAGGAAGATAACACCAACCTGGCCAGAGTTTTGACCAACCACATCCACACTGGCCATCACTCTTCTATG TTCTGGATGCGGGTACCCTTGGTGGCACCAGAGGACCTGAGAGATGATATAATTGAGAATGCACCAACTACACACACAGAGGAGTACAGTGGGGAGGAGAAAACATGGATGTG GTGGCACAACTTCCGGACTTTGTGTGACTATAGTAAGAGGATTGCAGTGG CTCTTGAAATTGGGGCTGACCTCCCATCTAATCATGTTATTGATCGCTGGCTTGGGGAGCCCATCAAAGCAGCCATTCTCCCCACTAGCATCTTCCTGACCAATAAGAAGGGATTTCCTGTTCTTTCTAAGATGCACCAGAGGCTCATCTTCCGGCTCCTCAAG TTGGAGGTGCAGTTCATCATcacaggcaccaaccaccactCAGAGAAGGAGTTCTGCTCCTACCTTCAGTACTTGGAATACTTAAGCCAGAACCGTCCTCCACCTAATGCCTATGAACTCTTTGCCAAGGGCTATGAAGACTATCTGCAGTCCCCGCTTCAG CCACTGATGGACAATCTGGAATCTCAGACATATGAAGTGTTTGAAAAGGACCCTATCAAATACTCTCAGTATCAGCAG GCCATCTATAAATGTCTGCTAGACCGAGTACCAGAAGAGGAGAAGGATACCAATGTTCA GGTACTGATGGTGCTGGGAGCAGGACGGGGACCCCTGGTGAACGCTTCCCTGCGGGCAGCCAAGCAGGCTGACCGGCGGATAAAGCTGTATGCTGTGGAGAAAAACCCAAATGCCGTGGTGAC GCTAGAGAACTGGCAGTTTGAAGAATGGGGAAGCCAAGTGACCGTAGTCTCATCAGACATGAGGGAATGGGTGGCTCCAGAGAAAGCAGACATCATTGTCAGCGAGCTTCTGGGCTCATTTGCTGACAATGAATTGTCGCCTGAGTGCCTGGATGGAGCCCAGCACTTCCTAAAAG ATGACGGTGTGAGCATCCCCGGAGAATACACTTCCTTCCTGGctcccatctcctcctccaaGCTGTACAATGAAGTCCGGGCCTGTAGGGAGAAGGACCGTGACCCTGAG GCCCAGTTTGAGATGCCTTATGTGGTACGGCTGCACAACTTCCACCAGCTCTCTGCGCCCCAGCCCTGTTTCACCTTCAGCCATCCCAACAGAG ATCCTATGATTGACAACAACCGCTATTGCACCTTGGAGTTTCCCGTGGAGGTGAACACAGTACTGCATGGCTTTGCAGGCTACTTTGAGACTGTGCTTTATCAGGACATCACTCTGA GTATCCGTCCAGAGACTCACTCTCCTGGGATGTTCTCATGGTTTCCCATCCTCTTCCCTATTAAG CAGCCCATAACGGTACGTGAAGGCCAAACCATCTGTGTGCGTTTCTGGCGATGCAGCAATTCCAAGAAGGTGTGGTATGAGTGGGCTGTGACAGCACCAGTCTGTTCTGCTATTCACAACCCCACAGGCCGCTCATATACCATTGGCCTCTAG
- the PRMT5 gene encoding protein arginine N-methyltransferase 5 isoform X2: protein MRGLNSGTEKGRLVIPEKLGFDFLCMPVFHPRFKREFIQEPAKNRPGPQTRSDLLLSGRDWNTLIVGKLSPWIRPDSKVEKIRRNSEAAMLQELNFGAYLGLPAFLLPLNQEDNTNLARVLTNHIHTGHHSSMFWMRVPLVAPEDLRDDIIENAPTTHTEEYSGEEKTWMWWHNFRTLCDYSKRIAVALEIGADLPSNHVIDRWLGEPIKAAILPTSIFLTNKKGFPVLSKMHQRLIFRLLKLEVQFIITGTNHHSEKEFCSYLQYLEYLSQNRPPPNAYELFAKGYEDYLQSPLQPLMDNLESQTYEVFEKDPIKYSQYQQAIYKCLLDRVPEEEKDTNVQVLMVLGAGRGPLVNASLRAAKQADRRIKLYAVEKNPNAVVTLENWQFEEWGSQVTVVSSDMREWVAPEKADIIVSELLGSFADNELSPECLDGAQHFLKDDGVSIPGEYTSFLAPISSSKLYNEVRACREKDRDPEAQFEMPYVVRLHNFHQLSAPQPCFTFSHPNRDPMIDNNRYCTLEFPVEVNTVLHGFAGYFETVLYQDITLSIRPETHSPGMFSWFPILFPIKQPITVREGQTICVRFWRCSNSKKVWYEWAVTAPVCSAIHNPTGRSYTIGL, encoded by the exons ACTGGAATACGCTAATTGTGGGAAAGCTTTCTCCATGGATTCGTCCAGACTCAAAAGTGGAGAAGATTCGCAGGAACTCCGAGGCG GCCATGTTACAGGAGCTGAATTTTGGTGCATATTTGGGTCTTCCAGCTTTCCTGCTGCCCCTTAATCAGGAAGATAACACCAACCTGGCCAGAGTTTTGACCAACCACATCCACACTGGCCATCACTCTTCTATG TTCTGGATGCGGGTACCCTTGGTGGCACCAGAGGACCTGAGAGATGATATAATTGAGAATGCACCAACTACACACACAGAGGAGTACAGTGGGGAGGAGAAAACATGGATGTG GTGGCACAACTTCCGGACTTTGTGTGACTATAGTAAGAGGATTGCAGTGG CTCTTGAAATTGGGGCTGACCTCCCATCTAATCATGTTATTGATCGCTGGCTTGGGGAGCCCATCAAAGCAGCCATTCTCCCCACTAGCATCTTCCTGACCAATAAGAAGGGATTTCCTGTTCTTTCTAAGATGCACCAGAGGCTCATCTTCCGGCTCCTCAAG TTGGAGGTGCAGTTCATCATcacaggcaccaaccaccactCAGAGAAGGAGTTCTGCTCCTACCTTCAGTACTTGGAATACTTAAGCCAGAACCGTCCTCCACCTAATGCCTATGAACTCTTTGCCAAGGGCTATGAAGACTATCTGCAGTCCCCGCTTCAG CCACTGATGGACAATCTGGAATCTCAGACATATGAAGTGTTTGAAAAGGACCCTATCAAATACTCTCAGTATCAGCAG GCCATCTATAAATGTCTGCTAGACCGAGTACCAGAAGAGGAGAAGGATACCAATGTTCA GGTACTGATGGTGCTGGGAGCAGGACGGGGACCCCTGGTGAACGCTTCCCTGCGGGCAGCCAAGCAGGCTGACCGGCGGATAAAGCTGTATGCTGTGGAGAAAAACCCAAATGCCGTGGTGAC GCTAGAGAACTGGCAGTTTGAAGAATGGGGAAGCCAAGTGACCGTAGTCTCATCAGACATGAGGGAATGGGTGGCTCCAGAGAAAGCAGACATCATTGTCAGCGAGCTTCTGGGCTCATTTGCTGACAATGAATTGTCGCCTGAGTGCCTGGATGGAGCCCAGCACTTCCTAAAAG ATGACGGTGTGAGCATCCCCGGAGAATACACTTCCTTCCTGGctcccatctcctcctccaaGCTGTACAATGAAGTCCGGGCCTGTAGGGAGAAGGACCGTGACCCTGAG GCCCAGTTTGAGATGCCTTATGTGGTACGGCTGCACAACTTCCACCAGCTCTCTGCGCCCCAGCCCTGTTTCACCTTCAGCCATCCCAACAGAG ATCCTATGATTGACAACAACCGCTATTGCACCTTGGAGTTTCCCGTGGAGGTGAACACAGTACTGCATGGCTTTGCAGGCTACTTTGAGACTGTGCTTTATCAGGACATCACTCTGA GTATCCGTCCAGAGACTCACTCTCCTGGGATGTTCTCATGGTTTCCCATCCTCTTCCCTATTAAG CAGCCCATAACGGTACGTGAAGGCCAAACCATCTGTGTGCGTTTCTGGCGATGCAGCAATTCCAAGAAGGTGTGGTATGAGTGGGCTGTGACAGCACCAGTCTGTTCTGCTATTCACAACCCCACAGGCCGCTCATATACCATTGGCCTCTAG